The following proteins are encoded in a genomic region of Brachyspira pilosicoli:
- a CDS encoding tetratricopeptide repeat protein, with the protein MKEIIFNIILVSITFLIVYKCYKTSTTIVLYTVKTKYKFYKILHKYYNIFFIILFIISLFSFAFIYFHHTNNVEKRFDKALKSYEQSLSNIFNNLSIETNNYTNESIASNTSSLCTKDRISINNNNIINMSEEDSFDELERSFEIGLDLLKASLSEIMKNSNDVLTFWFAFLSVIMVVFTFAGILINNNVLEQSKTQLKLIEKEARESLKNIKEESKIETKKLIDENKKNIQISNLFNLGIQAINNKDYKLSEKYFSDIINLDNSNSAAYNNRGISKYYQNQYDKSIEDYNEAIRLNPNYSTAYNNRGISKNSKGKYDEAIEDYNEAIRLNPNYSEAYNNRGVSKHYQGKYDEAIEDYNEAIRLNPNYSKAYFNRYKVKSLLLAKIVDENSEEYKKSFDDAYNDLDTAFNLANKQLKETIKNHVIDKAKSDDKIAEKFCKEKDWNIN; encoded by the coding sequence ATGAAAGAAATTATATTCAATATAATATTAGTTTCTATAACTTTTCTTATTGTATATAAATGTTATAAAACTAGTACAACTATAGTATTGTATACTGTAAAGACAAAATATAAATTTTACAAGATTCTTCACAAATACTATAATATATTTTTTATAATTTTATTTATTATATCCTTATTTTCTTTTGCTTTTATATATTTTCATCATACCAACAACGTAGAAAAAAGATTTGATAAAGCTCTTAAATCATACGAGCAAAGCCTATCAAATATATTTAATAATTTATCAATAGAAACAAATAATTATACAAATGAAAGCATAGCATCTAATACATCTTCATTATGCACAAAGGACAGAATATCAATAAATAATAACAATATTATAAATATGAGTGAAGAAGATAGTTTTGATGAATTAGAAAGATCTTTTGAAATAGGTTTAGATTTATTAAAGGCATCACTTTCAGAAATAATGAAAAACTCAAATGATGTTCTCACGTTCTGGTTTGCTTTTCTATCAGTGATAATGGTTGTATTTACTTTTGCAGGAATTTTAATTAATAATAATGTTTTGGAACAATCAAAAACTCAATTAAAACTTATAGAGAAAGAGGCAAGAGAATCATTAAAAAATATAAAAGAAGAAAGTAAAATAGAAACGAAAAAATTAATAGATGAGAATAAGAAAAATATACAAATATCAAATTTATTTAATTTAGGTATTCAAGCTATCAATAATAAAGATTATAAATTATCTGAAAAATATTTTTCAGATATTATTAATTTAGATAATAGTAATTCAGCAGCTTACAATAATAGAGGTATTTCTAAATACTATCAGAATCAATATGATAAATCTATAGAAGATTATAATGAGGCTATAAGATTAAATCCTAATTATTCAACTGCTTATAATAATAGAGGTATTTCTAAAAATTCTAAGGGTAAATATGATGAAGCTATAGAAGATTATAATGAGGCTATAAGATTAAATCCTAATTACTCAGAAGCTTATAATAATAGAGGTGTTTCTAAACATTATCAAGGTAAATATGATGAAGCTATAGAAGATTATAATGAGGCTATAAGATTAAATCCTAATTATTCAAAAGCTTATTTTAATAGATATAAAGTTAAATCATTATTATTAGCAAAAATAGTTGATGAAAATTCAGAAGAATACAAAAAATCTTTTGATGATGCTTATAATGATTTAGATACGGCATTCAATTTAGCTAATAAACAATTGAAAGAAACAATAAAAAATCATGTTATTGATAAAGCTAAATCAGATGATAAAATCGCAGAAAAATTCTGTAAAGAAAAAGACTGGAATATAAATTAA